A portion of the uncultured Draconibacterium sp. genome contains these proteins:
- the dapA gene encoding 4-hydroxy-tetrahydrodipicolinate synthase → MSRYFKGAGVALITPFTTNDQVDYKALETIIENQVKGNMDYLVALGTTAETATLSNDEKAHVVELVKEKANGLPVVVGMGGNDTRTMCNQIDKFNFEGIDGILVVTPFYNKPSQEGMYRHYLEIAKASPVPVILYNVPSRTGINLEATTVGRLAEASDKIVAVKEASGEHSQMTKIGKYTSDDFTVISGDDLLAITIAAIGGQGVISVAANAYPEKISKMMHLALANDFDGARKIHFELIEMFQLLFREGNPGGIKALMNIQGTIENLLRLPLYNISDNLYQEIKERHQLIYG, encoded by the coding sequence ATGAGTCGATATTTCAAAGGCGCCGGGGTTGCGCTAATTACACCATTTACAACAAACGATCAGGTTGATTATAAAGCACTTGAAACGATAATTGAGAACCAGGTTAAAGGGAACATGGACTACTTGGTAGCTCTTGGAACCACTGCAGAAACTGCCACACTTAGTAACGATGAAAAGGCACATGTGGTTGAACTGGTTAAAGAGAAAGCAAATGGTTTGCCGGTTGTTGTTGGAATGGGCGGAAACGACACCCGCACCATGTGCAACCAAATCGACAAGTTTAACTTTGAAGGCATCGACGGAATTCTGGTTGTTACTCCTTTTTATAATAAACCATCGCAGGAAGGCATGTACCGCCACTACCTGGAGATTGCAAAAGCCAGCCCGGTACCCGTTATTCTTTACAATGTACCATCGCGCACCGGCATAAACCTTGAAGCAACTACCGTTGGACGTTTGGCAGAAGCATCGGATAAAATTGTCGCGGTTAAAGAAGCTTCAGGCGAGCACTCTCAAATGACTAAAATTGGCAAATACACTTCTGATGATTTTACCGTGATTTCGGGCGACGACCTGTTGGCGATTACCATAGCTGCAATTGGCGGACAAGGTGTAATCTCGGTTGCAGCAAATGCATATCCCGAGAAAATCAGCAAAATGATGCACCTGGCACTAGCCAATGATTTTGACGGAGCAAGAAAAATTCATTTCGAATTAATTGAAATGTTTCAGCTTTTATTCCGCGAAGGCAATCCGGGCGGTATTAAGGCGCTGATGAATATTCAGGGTACAATTGAAAACCTGTTGCGTTTGCCACTTTATAACATTAGCGACAATCTTTACCAGGAAATAAAAGAGCGCCATCAATTAATTTATGGTTAA
- the ligA gene encoding NAD-dependent DNA ligase LigA, which translates to MKNHLETFTISARMSSEQDLQRIKDLQAELAEHNYKYYVLAQPSISDFDFDMKLKELERLEKKYNINDPNSPTQRVGSDLSSDFQQVTHKYGMLSLSNAYSQDELKDFDSRIQKIIGTNDFEYVCELKFDGSSISLTYENGELVRAVTRGDGVKGDDVTANVRTIQSVPLKLRGNDYPESFEIRGEILMPFEVFNNLNAELEKAGEPLLANPRNTAAGTLKMKNPSIVASRKLDAYLYYVLGENLPEDGHYESLQKAREWGFKISEHMQLCNSIDDVFAFIEKWDTERFNLPVATDGVVIKVNSRRLQKNLGFTAKSPRWAIAYKFKAESVATILKSVSYQVGRTGAVTPVANLEPVLIAGTIVKRASLHNADIISNLDLHIDDTVFVEKGGEIIPKITGVDPAKRHPMFQPVQFIESCPECGTKLIRKEGEAAHYCPNEDACPPQIKGKMEHFVSRKAMDIDGIGQETIELLYNEGLAKNITQLYQLTKDQLLNLERMADKSAQRILDGLEASKQVPFERVLFALGIRFVGETVAKTLVKKLHTIENIQHQTKEQLVEIDEIGDRIAESVVEWFSNEEHLQFIQHLKDYGLQFAISEDQLEGQTNKLEGLSIVISGTFEQHSRDELKKLIEQNGGKNVGSISKKTSYMLAGSNVGPSKLQKVEKLGIPMISEDDFLKMIE; encoded by the coding sequence TTGAAAAATCATCTTGAAACATTTACAATTAGTGCACGAATGAGCAGCGAACAGGATTTACAACGAATTAAAGATTTACAGGCCGAACTGGCCGAACACAACTATAAATACTACGTACTGGCGCAACCTTCAATCAGTGATTTTGATTTTGACATGAAATTAAAAGAGCTGGAGCGCCTGGAAAAAAAATATAACATTAACGATCCGAACTCGCCAACACAAAGAGTGGGAAGTGATTTAAGTTCGGATTTTCAGCAGGTTACGCACAAATATGGAATGCTGTCCTTGTCGAATGCTTACTCGCAGGACGAGTTGAAGGATTTCGACAGCCGCATTCAGAAAATTATTGGCACCAACGATTTTGAGTATGTGTGCGAGTTAAAGTTTGATGGTTCATCAATTAGCCTGACCTACGAAAATGGCGAACTGGTACGCGCTGTAACGCGTGGCGACGGCGTAAAAGGCGACGATGTAACGGCGAATGTACGCACCATTCAATCGGTGCCATTAAAATTGCGGGGAAACGATTATCCTGAAAGTTTTGAGATTCGTGGTGAGATTTTAATGCCTTTCGAAGTATTCAATAACCTGAATGCTGAGTTGGAAAAAGCCGGCGAACCATTGCTGGCTAATCCACGAAACACTGCAGCCGGAACACTGAAAATGAAAAACCCATCGATAGTGGCCTCTCGGAAATTGGATGCCTATTTATATTATGTACTTGGCGAAAACTTACCGGAAGATGGTCATTATGAAAGTTTGCAAAAGGCGCGCGAATGGGGCTTTAAAATTTCGGAGCACATGCAACTATGCAATAGTATTGATGATGTGTTCGCTTTTATTGAGAAATGGGACACCGAACGTTTTAATCTGCCGGTTGCCACTGATGGAGTTGTTATAAAAGTAAACTCGCGACGTTTGCAAAAAAACCTTGGTTTTACGGCCAAATCGCCACGCTGGGCCATTGCCTATAAATTCAAAGCCGAAAGTGTGGCCACCATTTTAAAATCGGTTTCATACCAGGTAGGCCGGACAGGTGCCGTTACTCCGGTTGCCAATCTCGAACCGGTTTTAATTGCCGGAACTATTGTAAAACGGGCATCGTTGCACAATGCCGATATTATCAGCAACCTGGATTTGCATATCGACGATACTGTTTTTGTAGAAAAAGGTGGTGAGATCATTCCTAAAATCACCGGTGTTGATCCGGCAAAACGCCATCCGATGTTTCAGCCGGTGCAGTTTATTGAATCGTGCCCCGAGTGCGGAACAAAACTGATTCGAAAAGAAGGTGAAGCTGCCCATTATTGCCCAAATGAAGATGCTTGCCCGCCACAAATAAAAGGCAAGATGGAGCACTTCGTTAGCCGAAAAGCAATGGATATTGATGGAATTGGCCAGGAAACAATCGAGCTGCTCTACAACGAAGGACTGGCAAAAAACATTACGCAACTCTACCAACTAACAAAAGATCAGCTACTAAATCTTGAACGAATGGCGGATAAATCAGCCCAACGAATTTTGGATGGTTTGGAAGCATCAAAACAAGTTCCGTTCGAGCGGGTACTTTTTGCATTGGGAATTCGTTTTGTTGGAGAAACAGTGGCAAAAACGCTGGTTAAAAAATTACATACTATTGAGAATATTCAGCACCAAACCAAAGAACAGCTGGTAGAAATTGATGAAATTGGCGACCGCATTGCCGAAAGTGTTGTGGAATGGTTTTCGAACGAAGAACATCTTCAGTTTATTCAACACCTGAAAGATTACGGACTTCAGTTTGCCATCAGCGAAGATCAGCTGGAAGGGCAAACCAACAAACTGGAAGGCTTGAGCATTGTTATTTCGGGTACTTTCGAGCAACATTCGCGCGACGAGTTGAAAAAGTTAATCGAGCAGAACGGAGGTAAGAATGTAGGCTCCATTTCGAAAAAAACCAGTTACATGCTGGCCGGAAGTAACGTTGGGCCGAGCAAACTCCAGAAAGTTGAAAAGCTGGGCATTCCAATGATCAGCGAGGACGATTTCCTAAAAATGATCGAATAG
- a CDS encoding thioredoxin family protein, with the protein MAFTLEIGKKAIYFDLPATDGKIYTLESFKDSKYLVVFFTCNHCPYVINSDEVTRKTAERFKPLGVDFVGINSNSKHTHEEDDFEHMVERMKEHQFPWTYLYDESQEIALAYGALRTPHFYVFNEKRELVYTGRGVDSPRDASKITVNDLANALEELTHGKDISVPVTNPIGCNVKWEGKHKHWMPADACDLVW; encoded by the coding sequence ATGGCATTTACACTCGAAATTGGAAAAAAGGCAATTTACTTTGATCTTCCGGCAACCGACGGAAAAATATATACGCTCGAAAGTTTTAAGGACTCGAAATACCTTGTTGTATTTTTCACCTGCAATCACTGTCCTTACGTGATAAACAGCGATGAAGTGACACGGAAAACGGCTGAGCGATTCAAGCCGCTTGGCGTTGATTTTGTCGGAATAAACTCGAACAGCAAGCATACTCACGAAGAGGATGATTTTGAGCACATGGTGGAACGGATGAAGGAACATCAATTTCCGTGGACGTATTTGTACGACGAATCGCAGGAAATTGCGCTGGCTTACGGAGCATTGCGAACGCCACATTTTTATGTGTTTAACGAAAAACGTGAACTCGTGTACACCGGAAGGGGAGTTGACAGTCCGCGCGACGCCTCAAAAATTACAGTGAATGATTTGGCTAATGCGCTTGAAGAGTTGACGCATGGAAAGGACATTTCAGTTCCGGTAACCAATCCGATTGGCTGCAATGTTAAATGGGAAGGTAAACACAAACACTGGATGCCGGCTGATGCCTGCGATTTGGTTTGGTAG
- a CDS encoding DNA topoisomerase 3 codes for MIVCIAEKPSVAKEIAQVIGAGSRRDGYYEGNGYQVTWTFGHFCTLWPPEDYDSKWKRWDLQTLPMLPKRFETKVMTGDGGVTKQFNTIKSLLDKAEQVINCGDAGQEGELIQRWVMKEAGYKGEVKRLWISSLTNEAIKTGFQKLEPAEKFDHLYYAGSSRAIGDWLLGMNATRLYTLKYGGYKQVLSIGRVQTPTLAMLVARHYEIENFKPQPYWELQTTYRETVFSNTEGKFFKKEDGEKLLNQVLGKDLYITDVEKKDGQEYAPKLFDLTSLQVHCNTRFGLTADETLKTVQRLYEMKVVTYPRVDTTFLPNDQYSKIPGILKGLKSYSELAQPLLAKKIRKSTKVFNDKKVTDHHAIIPTGEEKLLGGNEKKVYDAIARRFLAAFYPDCKVAKTQVKAEVDAVQFVATGKQILQPGWRVVFQDENSKSGDGDTILPAFEKGEHGPHEPSFTEKETKPPRYYTEASLLRAMETAGKNVDDDELRDLMKANGIGRPSTRAAIIETLFRRKYIERQKKQIHPTKMGIQLIDTIQNELLKSAELTGQWEKRLREIEQGEYSASKFIYEMKRMVYDLVVEVMRDRSSVKLAAPEPEKKEKGKRKKAKGQKAADTGSAEMSCPKCSEGKVLKGKNAYGCNRWKEGCDFRLPFVFMEKKLSDKQVERLLKKGATTKLKGFKMGDKKVEGILQLTSDCNVEFVDKSPAEKKAADSTPKCPKCGGTIIKGKTAYGCSNWKEGCDFKFTFDAIREKAAGRKLTKELVLEIISTN; via the coding sequence ATGATTGTTTGTATTGCAGAGAAACCAAGTGTTGCCAAAGAAATTGCCCAGGTAATTGGGGCAGGATCGCGTAGAGATGGTTACTACGAGGGAAACGGTTACCAGGTAACGTGGACCTTCGGCCATTTTTGTACGCTGTGGCCGCCCGAGGATTACGATTCGAAGTGGAAACGCTGGGATTTGCAAACACTGCCTATGTTGCCCAAACGCTTTGAAACAAAGGTGATGACAGGCGATGGAGGCGTGACCAAACAATTCAATACCATTAAAAGCTTATTGGATAAAGCCGAACAGGTAATTAACTGCGGTGATGCAGGTCAGGAAGGAGAGCTCATTCAGCGCTGGGTGATGAAAGAGGCCGGTTACAAAGGCGAAGTAAAACGCTTGTGGATATCGTCGCTGACGAACGAAGCCATAAAAACCGGTTTCCAGAAACTGGAGCCTGCTGAAAAATTTGATCACTTGTATTATGCCGGCAGTTCGCGGGCCATTGGCGACTGGCTGTTGGGAATGAACGCCACACGTTTATATACTTTGAAATATGGTGGTTATAAACAGGTTTTGTCAATCGGGCGGGTGCAAACGCCAACGCTGGCGATGCTGGTAGCGCGCCATTACGAAATCGAGAATTTTAAACCGCAACCGTATTGGGAGTTGCAAACCACCTATCGCGAAACGGTTTTTAGCAATACCGAAGGAAAGTTTTTCAAAAAGGAAGACGGTGAAAAACTGCTGAACCAGGTGTTGGGCAAGGATTTGTACATTACCGATGTTGAAAAGAAAGACGGACAGGAATATGCACCGAAACTTTTCGACCTCACCAGTTTGCAGGTACACTGTAATACCCGTTTTGGATTAACGGCTGATGAAACATTGAAAACCGTACAGCGCTTGTACGAAATGAAAGTAGTTACCTATCCGCGTGTTGACACTACTTTCTTACCCAACGATCAATATTCAAAAATCCCCGGAATTTTAAAAGGACTAAAAAGTTATAGCGAGCTTGCACAGCCTTTGCTGGCGAAGAAAATCCGAAAATCGACAAAAGTTTTTAACGATAAAAAAGTTACCGATCACCATGCTATTATTCCTACCGGAGAAGAGAAATTGTTGGGGGGTAACGAGAAAAAGGTTTACGATGCAATAGCACGAAGATTTCTGGCGGCGTTTTACCCCGATTGTAAAGTGGCAAAAACACAAGTGAAGGCAGAAGTTGATGCAGTTCAGTTTGTGGCTACTGGAAAACAAATTCTGCAACCCGGGTGGCGTGTGGTTTTTCAGGATGAGAATTCGAAGAGCGGCGATGGCGATACCATTTTACCCGCCTTCGAAAAAGGAGAGCACGGTCCGCATGAGCCATCGTTTACAGAAAAGGAAACAAAACCACCGCGTTATTACACCGAAGCTTCGTTGCTGCGTGCTATGGAAACTGCCGGAAAAAATGTTGACGATGATGAGTTGCGCGACCTGATGAAAGCCAACGGGATCGGGCGTCCGTCAACACGTGCTGCAATTATCGAAACCTTGTTCCGACGCAAATATATCGAGCGACAGAAAAAGCAGATTCATCCAACAAAAATGGGAATTCAACTGATTGATACCATTCAAAACGAATTGTTAAAATCTGCAGAACTAACGGGGCAGTGGGAAAAACGACTGCGTGAAATTGAGCAGGGAGAATACAGTGCTTCGAAGTTTATTTACGAGATGAAACGTATGGTTTACGATTTGGTCGTTGAAGTGATGCGCGATCGTAGTTCGGTAAAACTTGCCGCTCCGGAACCGGAGAAAAAGGAAAAAGGCAAAAGGAAAAAGGCAAAAGGTCAAAAGGCCGCTGATACCGGTAGTGCAGAAATGAGCTGCCCAAAATGCTCGGAAGGAAAAGTTCTGAAAGGCAAAAATGCTTATGGTTGCAATCGTTGGAAAGAAGGTTGTGATTTCAGACTGCCATTTGTGTTTATGGAGAAAAAGCTCTCCGACAAACAGGTGGAGCGTTTGCTAAAGAAAGGTGCCACTACAAAACTCAAAGGCTTTAAAATGGGCGATAAAAAGGTTGAGGGAATTTTACAGCTGACTTCGGATTGTAATGTGGAGTTTGTAGACAAATCTCCGGCTGAAAAGAAAGCTGCCGATTCTACGCCCAAATGCCCAAAATGTGGCGGAACAATAATAAAAGGCAAAACAGCTTACGGTTGCAGCAACTGGAAAGAGGGATGCGATTTTAAATTCACCTTCGACGCCATTCGCGAAAAAGCTGCCGGCCGCAAATTAACAAAAGAGTTAGTGCTGGAAATCATTAGCACTAATTAA
- a CDS encoding response regulator transcription factor gives MKKILVVDDKSSISKLIVQFLSTNYEVETKEDGLQALSWLQEGNIPDLILTDLQMPNLDGFELIEHVRSSGYFKDVPIIVLSSLDSSNDRIKCLKMGAEDYLVKPFNPEELIIRIDRILKR, from the coding sequence ATGAAAAAGATTTTAGTTGTCGACGATAAATCGTCGATTAGCAAGCTAATCGTACAATTTCTAAGTACCAATTATGAAGTTGAAACCAAAGAGGACGGACTTCAGGCTTTAAGTTGGCTGCAGGAAGGAAATATTCCCGATTTAATTTTAACCGATTTACAAATGCCGAATCTGGATGGGTTTGAGTTAATCGAACATGTGCGATCGAGTGGATATTTTAAAGATGTGCCAATTATTGTTTTAAGCAGTCTTGACAGTAGCAACGATCGTATCAAGTGTCTGAAAATGGGCGCTGAAGATTACCTTGTAAAACCATTTAATCCGGAAGAACTGATTATTCGAATTGACCGTATTCTCAAACGCTAA
- a CDS encoding sugar transferase, with product MSLVQKEKNDPETTIYKTPFFKRTFDIVFSGLALLCLSPLLLIFVIAIRLESKGKVYYISKRVGTGYRIFNFLKLRSMYPDADKRLKEFQHLNQYQNHEKEQNDVTEQENDTQQEGVTGNGTILFGDDVEVDEAAHIHEKKQQQESAFVKFENDPRITKVGHIIRKLSIDELPQLINVLKGDMSIVGNRPLPLYEAELLTTDDWTDRFNGPAGITGLWQVEARGKTSKMSPEERKQLDNTYAEIANSRFSFWKDIWIIIRTFRAVFQKENV from the coding sequence ATGTCCCTGGTTCAAAAAGAAAAGAATGACCCGGAGACAACGATTTATAAAACACCATTCTTTAAACGTACTTTCGATATTGTGTTTTCAGGACTGGCTTTGCTGTGCCTGTCGCCCCTGTTATTGATTTTCGTTATTGCCATTCGCTTAGAGTCGAAAGGAAAAGTTTACTACATCTCGAAAAGAGTTGGAACCGGATACCGTATTTTTAATTTTTTAAAACTTCGTTCGATGTATCCCGATGCTGATAAGCGATTGAAAGAATTCCAGCATTTGAATCAATATCAGAATCACGAGAAAGAGCAGAATGACGTAACGGAGCAGGAAAATGACACGCAACAGGAAGGTGTTACAGGAAATGGAACGATACTGTTTGGCGATGATGTTGAGGTTGATGAAGCTGCTCATATTCACGAGAAAAAGCAACAGCAGGAAAGTGCATTCGTCAAATTTGAAAATGATCCACGAATTACCAAAGTTGGGCACATCATCCGAAAATTGAGTATTGATGAACTGCCGCAACTAATAAACGTGTTAAAAGGCGATATGTCAATAGTAGGAAATCGCCCTCTACCTTTATACGAAGCTGAGTTGCTAACAACTGATGACTGGACCGACCGCTTTAACGGACCGGCCGGAATTACCGGTTTGTGGCAGGTTGAAGCCAGGGGGAAAACATCAAAAATGTCGCCCGAAGAACGTAAGCAACTTGACAATACTTATGCTGAAATTGCCAATAGTCGCTTTTCGTTTTGGAAAGACATTTGGATTATTATCAGAACTTTTAGAGCTGTTTTTCAGAAAGAGAATGTATAG
- a CDS encoding TolC family protein: protein MNLLAHKIAFILLLLLVSINLLAQDENGNQVIETQLEFNDISENLLSLQDLLGAAEVHSPLLKMIDADIIIQELKVKSEKKDWLTYFSIDGSAKYGVFDNLILKEDLGVEDISTHSTKQARYSVGVMLRLPISRFFDNSEKQIAENEAVKLNYQRERTVQELRNLVIVQYGNVLKAGAKLSLSTSEFESVKMQMMNTELNYKRGQISIADYTTHQSRYLDAKLVLEEAKIEFSTALFLLQETVGVNINLNKQN from the coding sequence ATGAATTTATTGGCTCATAAAATAGCGTTTATCCTGCTTCTTTTGTTGGTGTCAATCAACCTTTTGGCACAAGATGAAAATGGTAATCAGGTAATCGAAACTCAACTTGAGTTTAATGACATCTCCGAAAATCTTCTTTCTCTGCAAGATTTGCTCGGTGCTGCCGAAGTTCATTCGCCACTGTTGAAGATGATTGATGCCGATATTATTATTCAGGAGTTAAAAGTAAAGTCAGAAAAAAAAGACTGGCTCACTTACTTCAGTATTGATGGATCGGCAAAATATGGTGTTTTCGATAACCTTATTTTAAAAGAAGACCTTGGTGTTGAAGATATATCAACGCACAGTACCAAACAGGCACGTTACAGTGTTGGGGTAATGTTAAGACTTCCTATTTCCCGTTTTTTTGATAATTCGGAGAAACAAATTGCCGAAAACGAAGCAGTTAAGCTTAATTATCAACGAGAAAGGACAGTGCAGGAATTGAGAAATCTTGTAATTGTACAGTACGGAAATGTGTTAAAAGCAGGCGCAAAATTATCGCTTTCTACATCTGAATTTGAATCCGTGAAAATGCAGATGATGAACACAGAACTAAACTATAAAAGAGGACAAATAAGTATTGCAGATTATACTACACATCAAAGTAGGTATTTAGATGCAAAACTGGTATTGGAAGAAGCGAAAATTGAGTTTTCAACAGCTTTGTTTTTGTTGCAGGAAACGGTTGGCGTAAATATTAACTTAAATAAACAGAATTGA
- a CDS encoding oligosaccharide flippase family protein: MKVNQLKAGAILSYGILALSNLVALLYTPYMLRMMGQSEYGLYSIVASVMAYLTVLDFGLGNTIVRYTAKYRAEGKSKQLYSMFGMFVLIYSVIGLIAMGMGIGLYFNIESLYSAALTPEELRKVQVMILLMTFNLTFTFPFSIFNSVITAYENFIYQRLLRMGYIIFNTTIMIVLLEMGYRAIGMVALMTVLNVITQILNFLYCRYKIKIKIHFKGFQKDLFREIAGYSFYIFLGVIVDRLYWSSGQLILGATIGTAAVAVFAVAIQLQQMYRNFSTAIPGVFLPKITAMSTRESSDKEISDLFIRTGRIQFTILSIILFGFILFGQQFVVLWAGPDYAETYIIALLLIVPLTVPLIQNIGITILLARNKVKFRSLFYIALATFSVIVQLLLVDKYEGIGSAAAIALGMILGQWIGMNIYYYKKERIDIPRFWREIGKMAIAPLLLGATTFVILRFVQLDTVVKLAGGIILFVAVYLPVFWKMSMNQYERNLIYKPIQKVMLKIAKR, from the coding sequence ATGAAAGTCAATCAATTAAAAGCCGGGGCAATATTATCGTACGGAATACTCGCACTGAGTAATCTTGTTGCTTTGCTTTATACCCCTTATATGCTTCGTATGATGGGGCAAAGTGAATACGGGTTATATTCCATTGTGGCTTCGGTTATGGCTTATCTTACCGTGCTCGATTTTGGATTGGGAAATACAATTGTGCGTTACACTGCAAAGTATCGTGCCGAAGGGAAATCGAAGCAACTCTATTCAATGTTCGGTATGTTTGTTTTGATTTACTCGGTTATTGGATTAATTGCGATGGGCATGGGTATTGGGCTTTATTTTAATATCGAAAGCTTATACAGTGCTGCTTTAACTCCTGAAGAATTAAGAAAGGTGCAGGTTATGATTTTGCTAATGACCTTTAACCTTACTTTTACTTTCCCTTTCAGTATTTTTAATTCGGTAATAACAGCCTACGAAAACTTTATATATCAGCGCTTGCTACGTATGGGATACATTATTTTTAACACAACAATAATGATTGTGCTGTTAGAAATGGGATATCGTGCAATAGGTATGGTTGCTTTAATGACTGTACTGAATGTTATTACTCAGATTCTGAACTTTTTATATTGCAGGTATAAAATAAAGATAAAAATTCATTTTAAAGGTTTTCAAAAAGATCTGTTCAGGGAAATTGCAGGATATTCGTTTTATATTTTTCTTGGAGTAATTGTCGACAGATTATACTGGAGCTCTGGTCAACTTATTTTAGGAGCCACAATCGGAACTGCAGCTGTTGCTGTATTTGCAGTTGCAATACAACTACAGCAAATGTATCGAAATTTCTCAACGGCAATTCCGGGAGTTTTCTTGCCTAAAATTACGGCTATGTCAACCCGGGAGAGTTCTGATAAAGAGATTTCGGATTTATTTATCAGAACCGGTAGAATACAGTTTACAATTCTCTCAATTATATTGTTTGGATTTATACTGTTTGGACAGCAGTTTGTGGTATTGTGGGCTGGTCCTGATTATGCCGAAACATATATTATCGCATTATTGCTTATTGTTCCGCTTACGGTACCGTTAATTCAGAATATTGGAATCACGATATTACTCGCTCGCAACAAAGTAAAATTTCGCTCACTTTTTTACATCGCCTTGGCTACTTTCAGTGTAATTGTTCAACTGCTTTTGGTTGATAAATATGAAGGAATTGGAAGTGCTGCTGCAATTGCTTTAGGAATGATTTTGGGGCAATGGATAGGGATGAATATCTACTACTATAAGAAAGAGCGAATTGATATCCCACGATTTTGGAGAGAAATTGGAAAAATGGCTATAGCTCCTTTACTGCTTGGAGCAACAACATTTGTTATTTTAAGGTTTGTTCAACTCGATACGGTTGTAAAACTTGCCGGTGGAATTATTCTGTTTGTGGCAGTTTATTTACCTGTTTTTTGGAAAATGAGTATGAATCAATATGAGCGGAACTTAATCTACAAACCCATTCAGAAAGTAATGCTCAAAATTGCAAAGCGGTGA
- a CDS encoding polysaccharide pyruvyl transferase family protein, protein MKIGIVTLPFNSNYGGILQAYALQSVLKKMGHTVLTVNRFSKSIPVYMKILSFAKRFVERYFLQKKVIVRTWPNKREQDTIAQHTKRFITENIEITEYLKNETGFNKLNRIGFEAYVVGSDQVWRPKYSPSIENHFLAFEQNNSKVKRISYAASFGVDSWEYSPKQTENCRELVQLFNAVSVREKSGISLCKNNLNVDAIQVLDPTLLVDKDEYIGLVKKDNLPERNETLLTYLLDQNSAIQEIVAGAERNLNKKAFSTMPRAFFRNVGAQQLDKCIAPPVTNWIKGFMDADFVITDSFHGTVFSIIFNKPFISIGNTKRGMSRFTSFLEMFDLQDRLLTEKNLDRYEELLNKTVDFDSVNTKLAKLKSQSITFLEEALR, encoded by the coding sequence ATGAAAATAGGAATTGTAACATTACCATTTAACTCAAATTACGGGGGCATTTTGCAAGCTTATGCTTTGCAATCGGTGCTAAAGAAAATGGGACATACTGTGCTGACAGTTAATCGTTTTTCAAAAAGTATTCCTGTTTACATGAAAATACTTTCGTTTGCAAAAAGGTTTGTTGAACGCTATTTTTTGCAAAAGAAGGTCATTGTTAGAACCTGGCCCAATAAAAGGGAGCAGGATACCATCGCTCAACATACAAAGCGTTTTATTACCGAGAATATTGAAATTACTGAGTATTTGAAAAACGAAACAGGATTTAACAAATTGAATCGAATTGGTTTCGAGGCTTATGTGGTTGGAAGCGATCAGGTATGGCGACCAAAATATTCGCCAAGTATCGAAAATCATTTTCTTGCTTTCGAACAAAACAATTCAAAAGTTAAACGAATCTCTTATGCGGCTTCGTTTGGTGTTGATTCGTGGGAGTATTCTCCAAAACAAACCGAAAATTGTAGAGAGCTGGTGCAATTATTTAATGCAGTATCAGTGCGCGAAAAATCAGGTATTTCACTTTGTAAAAATAATTTGAATGTTGATGCTATTCAGGTTCTTGATCCTACGCTGCTTGTCGATAAAGACGAATACATCGGGTTGGTTAAAAAAGATAATTTGCCCGAACGGAACGAGACCTTACTTACCTATTTGTTAGACCAGAATTCTGCCATACAGGAAATTGTTGCCGGAGCAGAGAGAAATTTAAATAAAAAGGCATTCTCGACAATGCCACGTGCTTTTTTCCGAAATGTGGGAGCTCAACAATTAGATAAGTGTATTGCTCCACCAGTTACCAATTGGATAAAGGGTTTTATGGATGCCGATTTCGTAATAACTGATTCATTTCATGGAACAGTTTTTTCCATCATTTTTAATAAACCCTTTATTTCTATCGGAAATACAAAACGGGGAATGTCACGATTTACCTCGTTTTTAGAAATGTTTGATTTGCAAGACCGATTGCTAACCGAGAAGAATCTTGACAGATACGAAGAGCTGTTAAACAAAACTGTTGATTTTGACAGCGTTAATACAAAACTTGCTAAATTAAAAAGTCAATCGATTACGTTTTTAGAAGAAGCATTACGATAA